CATTCTTGAAGGCATAATTAGGTATAAAACATGTGAATTTACATAGTAGAGCAGCCTGTGCCACACGTGGAGTCAGACTTTTCCAGCTACACAGCGATCCGTTGCACTCTCCAAAGAGTTCGTAGTATGCAAACAAGGTGCTTATTCATTCCTGATgttccatttgtgcttttaataaactgTTTCATAACGGGCAGTGTAATGACACAAACTTGCCAACGGTATGAATACTGttggcaagtttctgtcattacactgGTGTGAACACTGTTATATAATACTTGTGAAAATGGCAGTTCATTATACAAGAACTATTAAAAAGTATTCAATAGTTGATTTCATTTGCTTCTGGCGCTGTGCGATTCATATTCAATTTGGTTTCAAAGATTGCTATTCATGCACCCGTAGTTCTTTTTTCTGTTTAAATACATGCAATGTTGATATAGAAAAAGCAACATCTCCCTTTACATTGACAAAGTAACTGTCtgctcatgtttgctatggttaAAACtgctggaaaaaaagaaatggtacaATGGGGGACCAACGTGAGCAACAGCATGTCATATTGGAAGCTATCATGCAACAGTAATTTTTGTGACACTGTTAGCAGATAAAGTCAGTTAAGGAAAAATTGTTTTTTAAATGTCACATTTAGGGCATTAGTTTATATGTGCAATAGTCATGCAGCATGTTCAGAAAAAACAAATAGTGGAGTGCTTCTGTAAAGATAATATTACATATATGATGTGTATTGGTTGTGGAGAACAATACACATAACAATATATTTCCCCCTGCAGTAATGCCCTTGTGGTGCTACAGGTACTTGTATAATTAcataaataaagaaacaccaCATGAGTTTAAAGTACTGACATTACATTCCTGACCATTTGTGTTTTGCATTTATGATGGTTCAAGACCTTAAAAACCATAGAAAAAATGCTGGCAAGCTTGCGAGacccctaaataatttactataatggCTTTCTGACTGGCCACTTTCAGTTTTGTTTCATAGGAGGTGTATGTGTCATGATGCAGAAGATGGTCGTGTGGGAGCGAAACATTGTAACATTTTGGCACTTGCTCCAGTGTGCTTTGTTGTCTGCTGTGCTGCTACACCGGTCCACGCAATAAGAGGTCTGCTCAATTTgcctgcaccacctgaaccagttcATGAGGTGTTGCGCCCTGCCATTAATTTCAaaggtgcagcaatggcgccttctGAATCACACCATTTGTTTCagaaggtgcagggctggttgaCAATGTTTGTGCACCCTCCCTAATGAGAGTGCCAACTTGGTGCAAACGTGCAGGTCCGAAGCAGCaacgcagcacacaagtgtaagcGCCGTTGAAACCCTGCTTCTGCACGCCTACTGTGTCTACACAACATGGGGGCATGTTTTATTTGAGAAACCAACCATACCTGCGATTCAGGGACCTCTCAAACTTAAGCAGACTGTGCTAGACAAAATATGCGGGCCTGCACTGTGTCAGCACTTCATCATTCGTTTCGAGTGTCGCATTGTGCCTGCACCGCTGAAGTCGAGCTGTGCAATTTATGAACTTCTTGTGCTCTGCTGGAATTGGTTCACAATGGTACAGGCCAATTGAACGGACCTAAGAATCGACATAGCAAATGACCGAGTGAGCCGAAGCGAAGTGTCAAAATGATGCACTTCCACATGGCTACTGTCTGCGTCATCACGCACACCTTCTGGgaaatgaaaccgaaactggtttgTAGGGAAGCAGTTACAGTACAACCCAGAAATGTCAAACCCACaaataacgaattattgtgtataacgaaaaGCAGTAAAATCTCcatgaaaatttttgtataaatttttttctgttatatatcgaacttttttgtgatccccttcagattcgatatatatccgggtttgactgtaccGTATATATGACTATTTAGAGTGCTCTcaggcttgccagtatttttttctagGGTTTCAAGCTCCAGGACCTTCATTTAAGGCAGAAGAATAATGAAAAGTTGGAAATGtaatgtcagtactcctttaggCATTCCTTTAATCTGTCTGCTAGATACCAACTTCCCTCCTTCATTTTTCtctccaataaaaaaaaaaaaggcgacctGCCCTGGCATCTAGTGTAAGCCATATATGGGATGAAGCATGCACAACAGACATTATGTTCCCTGTACATTTAACCTGAAGAATATCTTGAGGCTGAATAAATTTGGCAGCATTTCCTGCCTGCTTGAACTAGTTATGAAAAAGGCTCACTAAAAATCCTTGCTTACATAAAGCAAAGTAAACAACATGAATTGCTGCACTCTGGTAGGAGGTGGTGTGTGTAGTCCCTAATATGGTTGAAAACAGTGCCTCCTTTGGCGCTGTTATAGCCAGTGCCAGTTGGAGACGTAGTAGTTGACTTTCACAGAGGATCGTAAAAGCAGTGCTCTGGCCGCACGTGTTTTGCAGTGTGTGTGACAAGCAGGCGAGCTGTGGGGCACAGCCTGCATGCTGGGAGCCGTGCCCCTGGCGAGTGACAGCAACGTGCAGCTCCGGTTCCTGGCACCTGACGATGCCCCCGAGGTGCGCCGACTCTGCACCGACTGGTTCCCCATTGAGTACCCGGACTCCTGGTACCATGACATCACCTCCAATCCCAGGTACGCTTGCTTTGAGCATGTGGATGGCACAATTTGAGGCACTGCAGTGCAACAGCCTGAGCAAGCATCAATCTATAGCATACTGTAGGGCTGGCTTGTTGTTGGCCCAGTTGGTGAGGGTTCGTCTTAGAGGAAATGCCACAAATGAAGATGACATTTAAGACTGGACGACAGGACAGGTGCCTCCTGTCGTCTGGCCTAGAATACAGGCTTACCAAAGTTCATGCGGCTGTCAGTAGACATCATAGGTATTTGCACAAATTGATAAGCTGCCAGAACCAAGCAGCGGCAGCTTCAGCAAGAATATCAAATGGGCCAGGTGCTTTTGTCAGTTTGACATTATTTAACAGGGTACATCTCAAAGAGAAGGCAACTTCAAGCACTTCAATTACTTCCTGTAGGACAGAAATGTATAATGTGTGTCTAAGAGGGCACTAATTGTAAATAGTGGTTAGCCCCACTAAGGTCATAATGAATTATGCCATTATATATTTGAGGAGTGAACAAAATTATTTTCTATACCACAGCCCCTAATGCTCCACCAAAATTGCTTAGAATTGGCCGTCAGCCTCCTCTCAAGATTACAAACATAATTACTTTTACCCAGTTTAGACTAACATTGAAAGACCATTTTAAAATGTTTGAACTTGATTAATTTCTCAATCATCTTAGttctttgttttttattgtaCTTTCAGCAGACATTTTACTCCTGCAAACTAAAGTTAAAATACTTTGTTTAACCAGGGTCCGTTGCACTCTTTTATTCATGAGAAAATTCAGGTTGTGTGATGCAATCAACAGTGGTCACACAGTGACACTGACTAGACAAGTACACTTgttgaaacattggctccagtGACATCCCTGGTTCGACCAACAATGTTCACTTCCTCTCCATCTTCCTGTGTTTGCTCTGTCTTGTTTAGATTGGCATTAAGTGTTATACGTCAAGCATTCTAACATTGAGTATGGTCCACGACTCATTCATGCCTTGTTCATCTGCTGATGTCAATGATaagatggaaagaatgatttgaAAGCCACATTCATTGTTTTGCAATTACTTCTAGACTACAAGTACATTTTCCTTGcacctttttttgtgtgttcttgATTACAAAGAGTGATAGCAAGCAGGAAAGTGTGTTCAGGAAAGGAAGAGCTTGGGTGTTTGATAGAATATTAGCAGTGACCCGTCACGGTAGCTTTAGTGTAGCACTTCTGAGCTCAAGGTTGTGGGCGGAATCCCTGTTGTGGTGGCCACGTTCTTATGGGAGCGGAATGCAAGGACGCTCATTTACTGTACATTGGGTGCACATTGAAGAactacaggtggtcaaaattaatccacagtctcccactacggcgtgcctcataaccagattgtTTTTCTTGCCCGTAAAATCCCGGAATTTAATTTGTAAGAATACTTGCAGGTGTTGCAGGTCGTAAATCTAGCCAGTTCCATTACTATGCGACGTCTGATGAACAAGTTACTGGAAAGCATATCTGTTCATTAAAAGTATTAAAAGTAATGAAAGGCAAGTTTCATTGATCATGCCTCAAAGGTTGGATATATCAAGAATATTAGTCACCCCTAGTGAAGAAATGCGCTCCATGGTTCTGAAGACATAAGAAGTGTGGTGAAACTGTGAATTGGCGCCTGAAGGCGATACTGAATACCGGACATGGCTGCTTATACCCATTAATATCACGGACTGCGGACGTGTTGTGTGCAGGTTTTTTGCCTTGGCAGCAATGTATGGGGGCCGCATCATTGGTCTCATTGTTGCCGAAAGCAAGGCGCAGTCCCAGTGCAACCGAGAAGATACAGGACTCCTGGCCACAAACTTCCCGCCCGCTGCACAGGTTGCCTACATTCTCACCCTGGGGGTGGTGAGTCCGCGCATGCTGTTTTGGTTATCTGCTGGCCAGCAGTATGTGCTTCTCAGCAGCACTGATCTGAGGAGTTTTACGAACATTATTGTTCACAGGTTGGCGGGTATGCACTTGTCTCTGGCATAATTGTCATGAGAGACTGACATGTGACGTAGGATAGTGTTTGCATAAATCAGTTATGTCATAACACAAGGTAGTGATCAAGTCTCGTACTTTTCCCCAACTCAATGAAGACACCAGTGCTTAAGTGACCACCTTCAGAGAAGCCATGCCGAAACTGCCTTTCAATAAGACAGCTTCCTGTTGGGACAGAAAAAGGTCATTCATAAAAGCATTGCATTACAAACTGTGTCCCGTGCCAATGCATTGGAACCACTTTTGAAACATATTCTAGTAAACGAACACTTTGCTTCATATCCAGAACTGGGCTGTGAATATAGCGTTAGTTTTCTTTTATATCCACTAGGGCATGAGCTGGGGAAGAAAGCCAAACCAGATCTTAATACAATGTAGCAGAAATATTCGTAATGCAATGACTGCCACTTAAATAAGGAAAAactgtgtaaaactgtgtataGAATGAGTCACTCTGTGGCAAGTACTTGTGTGCTTGTATTCACGCAACTTATTTATGGGGCTCTTCATATTTTAGTGTTCCTGTGTCTTTTTCCGATGTTGAGGTATAAACATGTAGCATACTGTACTTTTCTGACCAGGTTTTCAAGGAGAAATCTGGCTTTCTGTAGAAACAATGAAGTGTTGAGTTTTAAGAATAAAACAGCTCCACCCATTATTAGCAATATAGAAGGAAATCCTACAGTCAAATAAAACTCGTTAAAATTACAACAAAACTAAACATCAATGTTCATTGCTCATATACAGCACGAACTAACCGGGACAAAAAGAACACCATCCAGGGTAGGAGACCCAAACAGATGCAAACAAGTGCAAATATCTGGTTTGTTATCAGATCATGCCGCATATTTGACTTTGAACATACCAGTACATTGCGACTGTGTGAGCACATGGTTGGGAAATTAATGAACAGAGCCTCTCAGATCAAATAGTTGCCTCACAGTTCGAAATATACCCTCACAGTTTATCAAATCTTTCACATGTACGTGTGTCCCATGTGAACCTAATTTCGGCATGCAGCCCGAATAAAGGCTTACAGTCATATCTTTTCACAGTGCACAGATAAGTATAAGCATGGCTCATCCTTGAAATTGTCTGAATGATCATGCAGGTTTAGACGCGGCCAGATTTCCCATAATCCACATGAGAAAGGAACATTGTGTACCTGGAAGTTCAGTTCTTTATTAGATTGTAGTACTAAAACGGTTGTTGAGCTAACACACTGTTTGCCTAACCCGTTAATCACTTCAGCATTGTCATCATTTTGGCATGTCAGCCACTTTCGATGAAGCAGAAATAATCAGCATATGTGTGTGTACTAATAGAAGCCAAAATGTTTCATAGCTTTAGGCGGGCAGTGAATTGTGTACCTGCTTTCATACTGACAGAAGCTGACTGCTAGGGGTGTGCAATTACTAATCTTTGAGACTGAATCGAATCCGAATCAAATATTGCCAGAAGCATATCGAATggcgaatacttttcgaataatgaacagccattttcccaattaaccctttattgatgggtgttgcctacaggcaacataccagaaaaaaaagctttttttttcttgcaaagtTTCAgcattgagtacgaagtttctggcttAATATCTTCGGCctacactgaatgacaggcagcaagttTCATTTGTAGGTTTAGAGCAGGAAAACGGatgaggaagaagtttggcaagtgactcactgtcttttgaaagcaaggtcagaggagacaAGCCGATGCAAGATATACAACTGTGGTGATGtcacatgtgatgtaaagcaaatgaaatgtatacCTATGGTTTACATATGATAAAAGCTGCCTATAGAAACTAaaaacgaagccttaggtggcttggggtgaagcctaCTTCCAGTTTCCTGCTTGGGGTTTTCCGCCTATTGCTGGAAAAATTtcttgcaaatatttttttttctttttgtttattatgTTTATTCTTTATGTGTTTTGCAGATTTACATAGAAAATTAAAATTTCTTTTGGGTTTTTATATCTCTCGTCATTAAAGGGTTAATATAAAACGATGCtcacatcctagtattcataATGTTAGCAAGTTCATGTcaatacattgcacattatgaagcattgtttattaaaaacaCAAATGGAACCTTAGGGAAAAAATAAGCAATTTGTTTGCATACTCGGGACTCTTCGTAGAGTGTAAATGATCGCCGTAAAGCCAGATAAGTCTTCTGAGGGATGTAGCTTGCTCCACTAAAggagttctcatgttttatgccCCTAGTATGCCCACAGGGATGACATTTATCGTACCTTTGCTTTAATTTTATGCTTGATGGCGCACATGTGGCATTTTGAAATATTTTAGAACTACTTGTAGTTGAGTGTTCGTATTTACGAATAGtggctattcgattcgttattcgagcgtttcaaatatttgcacaccctTGCTGACTGCCGTTGACAGAAAAGTATCTGAAATGGCAGGTAGCGCTCAGAAGTGTGCTGTCAAGCATCGGCGGTGTCTACTGCAGTACTTACAAGCCGCGTCGCCCACCGTATCGTGCAGGTGCGCGAGTGCCGGCGCAATGGCATAGCAACACTCCTGCTGGACAGCCTGCTCGCGCACCTGTCCCAGCAGCAGCCACAACCCGGTTGCGGTGCCTGCAAGGCGGTCTACCTGCACGTGCTGGCATCCAACACGTGCGCCATCCAGTTCTACGAGCGCCGCCGCTTCCGGCCGCACGCCTTCCTGCCCCTGTACTATTCGGTCCGGGGTACACCCCGTGATGGATACTCATACGTGCTCTACATCAATGGCGGGCACCCGCCCTGGACGCTTCTATATCCTTTTCCGACTATGACATTACAAGGGCACTTACCGTATTCATTCGATTACAAAGCGGTCACAATTATAAGGCGAGGGTGCAGTTTGGGGAcccaaggaaaaaaaattaagtatgCATGCTAACATAACGTGATATAGAGTAGCCAAAGGTCGGAATAAGACTTGGCAAGGATTGCCCGAAATACCGAATTGCTAACACAGCCAAAACACAAGATGGCGATCATTAAAAGAGGGAAAAGGAGCTTCAACACACAGAGTGTGGGTTATATATGCGAATTTCACCTTTAGGTGTGGCGTCACGGCTGCACAAACCTTgccttatagtgtggcttcacggcatggTGGTGcgcactgccgtgaagccacacctaaaggcgaAATTCGCGTATAAGGTGAGGGGTGACTTCAAGGCTAAGAATTcccgggaaaaaaagaaaacttgcctTTTCGAATAAATACAGTATGGGCCTGCTATATGGTCCAGCCAAAGTATATTAAACATACTTTTTTGTGCCTTAAGAGCCAAAGCAGACAAGCAGTGGGTCCATTCGATTCACCCTGCACTTTGTGAACTAGTTCTCACTGCACTACCTTTCTGATCAATGCAGGGAATGCCACGAACTCGTTCTGCACAAAGCCTGCACCGAGTGAAACAAATGGTGACGTGCAGATGCCACCATGTTGAACTGGTGCAACAAGTAGCAAAATACACCATTTTGTGAATTGGTTTGGGAAGTGCAGGTGAATCGAATGGACCTAATAATACGACAAACTGTGCAGGATTTAGAATAATTAGCGTGAGCTGGGCAAGCATGAAAAGCACTTGTGTGTTCTTGCCTTACGCCCGTATTCACGAATGCACCATAATTTAAAGCCACTCTTTGACTTCCAGCTCATGAGTGGCTTGATGGGAACGGGCCTGAGATTCTCATTGCGTTTTCTTGGGGACATTCACGTCAGGCATTATTTGGAGCCGGACTTGACCAATTGAAGTCGTGGCTTCAAGTTCAGGCGCATCTCTAATATGGAAATTAGTGGCACTGTTCTTCGCCCTTTCCACAGAAATTACTCAAAATCAAATAGCTGCTCATTGGCTTCAATGAGCAGTTTAAGTAGCTGACATGCATTGGCCCTTTTCTATGACCAGCAGGTTGCAGTAGTCATAGCAACCTCTTATATTTGGCCAAAACTGAATAGTATCAAAATCTAGAAACATAATTTTCACATTCTAAATTTGTAGCATCCACACACCCATAGTGAATGTGCCAATTAGCACATTAATTCTGCACATGTAGAGGCAAAGACGGGCTGCACCATTTGGAAAAATGGTGGTAGATCGAGAAAATTGGTCCATTCCTTTAGTATAGCAACCAGCAGTTGCAGAGTTAGACCCATCGATGCTCAAGTGACGTTCATTTAGCAGGAGTCCGGAAACTAATTTTGCAACTGCCGTGGCCCACTTGAGTTTGCCTTGACTTGTGCCCCCCGCACGGACTACATCAAGCACTGGAGCCAGAAGGTGTCCCGGCTGGAAGTGTGTGCACTGCCCAAGCAACTGTTGCGCATGGTGGGAAAGCTCTTCTCCAGGCTGTTCTCAAGGGTGTTTGTGTCACACAAGTAGCACAACCGTGCCTTGCCGCCCCATCCCGAAAGACTGCAGCCCAGCATTTGGGCACAAGACTGTTGAATTCATCTTAGTGCTCTGCCTCTCTTTTCACTAagttgaagagaaaaaaaaaaaaagtgaatgctCATTTCAATGCAGTGCCGACACTGAGCaaagcgttgttttttttttactcctgcGACACCCTCTTTCCTCAATTGTGCACGAAAGGACGTGTGTGGGTGCTGTGCTGGGCCCTACGCTGTGCCTTGGGTTCTCCAGTGAAGTGCAGCTGTCGTGTATAGACTTTTTCTTTTTACGTGCCTTAGCGGTGTTGCTAAGGCTAGTACGGCAGCATTTTTGCTTTGCATGTGTCTCGATTGTGCAAAAATAAGTGATTGGGACAAAGGGTGCTGGAAGGTGCTTGTGCAGACGCTGATGAGCTACTGAACATTATGCTAGCATTAGACTCAACAAATATGATCACCACACCTTGTCTAAAGGTAGATTTTGCATGTACCCATTTGGAGAGATGCTGTGACTGAACACTGCTTTGCATTGCCTCACTTTAATATGACATCAGCTTCTGTGCCCAAGTTTTACACCTAAAGGGGCCCCGCAGAACTTTTAGCACACTCGTCGTCTGAGCAAAATAGTATACCTCCACGCACAGCACACCTTGCACACCCTATTGCAAGAAACAAAAAGGAGCAAAGGCCAGCTGGACTTTTAGCTTCCTTTTTGCAGTAGGGTGTACTCTGTGAGCAAGAGCACTATGAACCACAAATTCAGGGCCTGGGAGCTGGCAGCGAATTCAGGTTTATTGTGAAAACTGCTGCGTAGGTGAAAGTGTGACATTCCTCCACAAATGAGCGGACATGTGGAGAAAGCCAgcaacagaataaaaaaaatcgcagtgtTGCGCATGCAAAAGCTGGCTTTAGCTCTTGAGAGCGCAGGCAGAAAGCCACGATTATGCATTTTGGCGAAATCTTTGCAGCAAAAGCCAAATATTTGCAGCAGGGCCTTTCCACAACTACGAGAAGTGTTGCCCTTGCTGCTGGTTCCTTATTAGCATTTTCCTCTGCAGTGCAAGAATAGGCAACACGTGCTGCCAGCTGTGGCCAAAAAGTGAGATGTGACAATGCTGCCAACACAGCTATGATGGATAGCTGCTTCAGTGTGACACTTTTCATCCACATTTGTGATGCTTGACATCTCAACATTGGATCTGTGCAATAGAGATTGAGCATTTTGTTTTTCGTTACTAAATCTGTgtctctgctgtttaagcattGTGTTATTTTTTTCACTCGAGCAGATGTGTAATGGCATTAGTCACACACTGAGCTTCGACAACTCACTTGGTTGTCAAATGTATAACAAAATTGTTATGGCTATTTGTCCAAAGATATATTTTTCATGTGCCAGTAATAGAGTATCGGCTGCAGGTGCCATTTTGCTTCAAGTATATTGAAACAAGGcaccgtttaaaaaaaaaaagaccttgaAAAATGCCTCTTCAGACTTTCAAGCAATGAATAAGGTTTTATTTTCTAATTAGAATTCCAAACTTGCAGCTTTAGCTACATGCATTTTCATCATAGCATTTAATATTAGACGTGCATGTGTGGTTATAGCTTTTTAAAAAAACTTGGCCTAGGCTATTGTTATAGTAACTATGCCACAGAGGCCAGGTCTGTCACTATACTACTACGCTCGTGGCACATAATGCTTCATCTGTCATTGCCTTTGTTTTAGGTTGTTTTACTATGAGGTTTTAGCATCACTTGCATACACACACATTTGGCTGCAAAATGTGAGGagataaatataaaaataaagataaaataaagataacacttctgattggacctgCACTGCAAGTTTGAATGATGTGTGTAAAGTGTTTTAGTAAACcgagttggaaaaaaaaaaaagatggctgggTGTTCTCGGTGTCAGTATGTCttcatgtagcgggttcacttttTTCACAATCTCTTACACATCCAGCATACATTTCAAGTgcctggataggtgcttttcaatTACGCTAGACATGAAGTTCTCATATCTGACATTCCTGTAGAGAATTCTCGCATGAAGTCCAGAttttgtaaacttgacaaaaagaatagaaagtttgtaatctattctgcagctgtatgtTTTTCATGATCCTGGAGACACAAGTAATGCAATGGATGCCTGAAGGGAATCTAACTAGGTGCGTGGGTGCCCATAGGACCTGACTCCATGGCTCTCGGAGCAAGTTATCTGTTGAAGCATTTGTGACTTAGCAGATCATTAAAGAAATCAGCATGAAGGACTTGCAGTAGAATGGATACCTGAGACAGCAGCACGTCTGCTACCACAGGTTTAGTGGATGAACCTATGGTTCAGTCCCAGTTGTACTCTTTTGGCGCCAAGGCTGTCCCGTGTGCTGCTGTAACAGCCTGTCATGATAAAGCCAAAGTGTGGTATCTCTGTTACACGGTTGTATCACTCCCAATGGAATGTTGGCTTAAAAAAGCAAGTTTGAAATACTGCAGGCATTGAGTCTGGCAACAGAGCAGCATCACCATTATTTTCAGTACAGTGCATTGTCTGGAATGCGGCTTGCCCAGGCAGTTGACACGTGATCCAGTAATAAGTTGGCAAGGTATTTCTGCAGTGCGTGTTGAGAAACAAGGCTGAGGTTTGTCCAAATGTATTCGAACTTATAACAAAGTCGCATTTGACACGAAGATACCTTTGTTATTTTGACATTCGTTATTAGCATACATGCTAATATCGGTGAAAAATATCCACAAATTTTGGATTTATTTCGTTATGTCCGGTAATTTGTTATACTATGCTTCGACTGTACCAACAACCGTGCCTTGCAGTTTCATACCATGTTCAAGTAACCTGACCCCCATGCAGGTAATAGACCGAGACTTCATTTGAATGCATTCTACATGCTCCATTACCAGAGGCATGAAAGAGAACACTCCAATCAAGTAGGGGCTTAACTTTGGCCTGTTTATCCGGCATGGTTGTGCATCTGGTAGAACAGGATCGTAACTCTTCTACACATTCCTGTCGCGTACATTATTGTGGATGAAGTGCAATATGTGTTGCAGCGCGTTATTTATTGACCAGTGTATTGTGGTGAAAGCATACGAACAAGCTCTCGCGATGCGAGGGAagggtgcatgtttcttttttttttttttagatatatATTTCTCACAAACTGTTGTTTTACCCTTCCCCTCCGGTGAGTTGTGTGGTATGCTAGTTGTTTGCAGTGTGAATGATGTCATATCGACTGACGAGGCACACTGCTGTTTTAGGCAACAGATGCAGATGTTTAAGCAAATAAAAGCTTGTGAAAGTTCTCATTCTTGACTCGGTGCCTGCTTTCTGAGCTGCAATAGAAAACTTGCATGAGCTGAGCCTAGAATTACAGTTACTTCTTTAACCCTGTAATGTCAAATGTATCATGTATGCTAGGCTGTTTTGATACCTCAAAATTCTGAAGCACGGCAAACCTAATGCATAGACTATTGTAGCATTTATTATGTGCTGCAGGGAGCTTTCAGTTGTGGATATTTAAGAATATTCAATATGGCCAGCAGAAAGGGGAGCTGCTCCACTTCTGCAGCGACAAGGAGCACATACCACATACATGAACTGTCCATTGCCAACGCCGAGGACGAAGAAGACTGCAAATATTCTCCTGTCCAAAGCTCGCCAACATTTACCGGCAGACACACTGTGAAAGGAATAGCCTGGTTGATACATCTACAAACATGGTTATCACTCGCGCCTGACAAATAAAATGCCTCACCAGAAGAGTGAAGAGTGTTGCAACAAACAAAAGTTTGAACAAGGCAAAGTTGAGGAACATGGTTACAAAGCAGCAAGGGGGACATAGGGCAACATCCTGGTACAAGTGTAACGCGCTACTACGTGCCACAGTGATCCAACCCTTGGTCAGCACTTGCCGAGTTTCCGGGCGTCTTTCGACCATCCTCCTTTCACTCCTCAATCGCTCACAACATGACACGTCATATCAGCACGACTGGCCCTCCCATGTTTGCCCGGGCTCGTCGCCTCGCGCTGGATCATCTATAGCTGTTGCCAAAAAGGAGTTTGAACACATGCTTGATTGACCTTGGCTTCATT
This region of Dermacentor silvarum isolate Dsil-2018 chromosome 5, BIME_Dsil_1.4, whole genome shotgun sequence genomic DNA includes:
- the LOC119452863 gene encoding N-alpha-acetyltransferase 60, with protein sequence MLGAVPLASDSNVQLRFLAPDDAPEVRRLCTDWFPIEYPDSWYHDITSNPRFFALAAMYGGRIIGLIVAESKAQSQCNREDTGLLATNFPPAAQVAYILTLGVVRECRRNGIATLLLDSLLAHLSQQQPQPGCGACKAVYLHVLASNTCAIQFYERRRFRPHAFLPLYYSVRGTPRDGYSYVLYINGGHPPWTLLDYIKHWSQKVSRLEVCALPKQLLRMVGKLFSRLFSRVFVSHK